AATGTATATTTTAAAGAAATGGAAATTAGTTGTAAAGCAAGAACCCACTTAGATAGTGTCATGTCATCAATTGAGTCGTCACCCCAAGCATCTTACTTTGCCACATCATGAAATTCGGCCTCACAATGTATGTAGGGAAAAAGTCAGCCATTGACTGAAATTGTGGATTTAAAAATAATGGGGCTGAAATTGTGAATGAGACAAAATAGAGAgggaccaaaattgcatttaagcttTGAtgtattgttaatttgttatgcTTGCCTTCATTTCACTAATATACAGAGTAATTATGTTATGTACAAAAgttttctatatatattatatatagcaTACTAGCATTCCTTTTTTGAGGCTTTTAACACTTTGACATCAGAAGATGACATCTCAAATAACTATTTCTCTTTCTCTGCAGTGCTGAATTTGGGAGCGTTGTAGAGATATCTCTGAAAGCTGTGGTGGATACACTGGCCGAGCTCATGGGAACTACAAGTGTGCCGCTGGCGAGAGCATTGCCCCAAGTTGCACAGATGTGTCCTTTGCTCCTTGAAGAACCCAGTAAAAATCAGTTCatcaaaatcattaaaaatatacCAGATGTTGAACTTTTTCTCACTTTCCTCTATGCAAATATGCCAAGTGCATAGTGATGATGAGTAATTTTATGTTTCACATGAAAGAAACCAAATAGTTCAAATTCATTGCACAAAAGGCGCAAGACAATGTACAAAAATTTAATCGAGGTTCGAAAGAGATAGTAATAGGTAAATTGTTAGCCTTCATCTTTTGATTATGATAATTACCTTTGGTTGTAATCACTATTCAATAGTTATTGTCTCATAATGCTCCCTCCCCCATTGTCTCTAACTTGGCATTTGGAGGAGGTGGGTCAGTTAGGACTTTACTTTGCTTTGTTCGCAGCTGGAAAGGGAAAatgacttcttttttttttatcatctcTTCCATAACTTATGTTCCTGCAATGCTTGTTGAATTGGCCTTTCAAATGTTCTAAAACTGCAGTTTAAAGAACTCTGTGAGCAAATATCTGTTCTATTGAGTTTGtccaatatttttcatttcactTTTTGGGAACATGGATAAGACAAGGTagtatatagtaaaaaaatataagtttaaaGAATGCACTTTACACATGTATTCAATCATACCTTATTAGACATCAATAGAGATGTTTTAGGAactaaaataagaaaagaaaaaaaaaatatggtatGAGACGATGCATGTGTATGATTAGATACTCCCCTGATTATTCACAAGGTGTTATACAAATAGTAAATATTGCTAGAGGTGTCCAAATATGTATTCTCTGTGTAACACACTAACACCCTGTGAGTTAGTGggagaaattttacttttaatagACTTAAAAGTTTCCACACAACCGTAGAATCCTATTCACATATGctattttaatttatgttttctatTTCTTCACAACAGAGAACAATTCTCCGGCCATCTTCATCTCTCACCGGCGTTCTACCACCGCCGGTGTTTCTCTCTACCGAATATTATTTCTCCGACCACCCTCTCTCTTCTCCAGTAGCCCTCTCTTCCCTTCACACTCTCTTCTCCAGTCGTCATCCCTCTCTCTACTGGATCTCTCTGCGTGGTAGTGGTGGTGAGGACTGATGTGGAAGATCAGTTGTGGAGGAGATGTTGGTTGTTGAAgtaaattttattgttaaactcaattttttatgaattttttcaaatataaatcacTTTACTTTCGTCTCCATGagttagctcaattggtagaaacattatattatatatacatgggTCGGAATTCGAAATCAGATATTccacttatttaccttaaaAGGCAAAAATTGTGACCACTAGACTacttgtcaaaataaataaataaataaataaatcacttttcaaCTTAATTTAAATTGGAATCAATTTTACAACCTTAATTctgttaaaatcaatttttttgccgCAAAAATATGAGTTATTGGGCTTGGGCCTGAAGGATGCAGATGGCAAAATAGGCCGCCCAAGATCTCCACACATTCACCCACCTTCTCGTTTGCCGGAACTATACGACTTTCATCTTCACACACACACTTCAGAGAGTGGAAAACCCTTCTCTCTTTCTCTGCGAAGCAACAAGTAACAACCATGGGAGATggaagcagcagcagcagcagcaacggTGATGTTCTGATGCTGGAAGCTCCGCCTTCTTACGGTAGGTCAAGCAATTCCGATGCCGAAATAATCGACGCATTGCCTTACATCGATGACGACTACAGTCACGAGAGTGTCAAGAAAGAAGTCGACCGTCTCGTTGAGGAAGAGATGCGCCGCAGCTCCAAAAAACCTTCTGATTTCCTCAAAGATTTTCCTCCTCTTCCCACTTTCAATTTCGAGGTAACCAACCACTCTTTCTCCCTTCTTACCTATACGATACGTTTTAGGGTTTCGtctttttctctcaattttgttATCACATACATACAGGAGTACCCTATGATTGGTAGAGAGTATGAGCGTGTAAGAGCTGCTGGTAAGCCTCATTCGATTGACAGGGGGAGATATGAATTACAATTACCTCCGCCGAATAAAATGAACGATGAAACTGCTTGGAAACTATCTCTTCAAACTGCTCAACGTCTACTTCAATATCAAACTTTGAGGATGGAAAATTTGGATTTGTTGTTGAAATATGGTCCTCATGCTTGGAAACAACATAACCAACGATTGGAAGTTTACTTGTCAAGGTACAATCCTACACTATGCGCTTCTTTCTGTGCAAATTTTGCTTATTTCGCATATGTTTGGTTTCACAGTGACTATGCCACAATAGCTGTGATCTACCCGGCATTTTACAGGTGGATCACTCTGATTCTGACATATCCACCATGATACCAAACACACAATAGATATGTTAGCAAAAGGAATACCTGCATTGCTTCTATATGATTGATTATACTTGTTCCTTTcggttttaaattttttacataGAGCAATCGGATTAAGCTTTTTTGTTTAATTGGTTCTTGAGAGAGAGTGACTCTTCGGATAAAGGAATGTTTCATAGTAAATATGGTACTTGAGGTTGACACCAGCAGATGTGCTCGAGGCATTTTCCCTTAAGTTTCTAATTAACAAGTATTCAGATCTGACTTTATTT
This portion of the Trifolium pratense cultivar HEN17-A07 linkage group LG3, ARS_RC_1.1, whole genome shotgun sequence genome encodes:
- the LOC123915746 gene encoding pre-mRNA-splicing factor SPF27 homolog — translated: MGDGSSSSSSNGDVLMLEAPPSYGRSSNSDAEIIDALPYIDDDYSHESVKKEVDRLVEEEMRRSSKKPSDFLKDFPPLPTFNFEEYPMIGREYERVRAAGKPHSIDRGRYELQLPPPNKMNDETAWKLSLQTAQRLLQYQTLRMENLDLLLKYGPHAWKQHNQRLEVYLSRMQKLAQEQNDKIEKVNRERKYHQQNTAYELNALSMQWNELCQKNIDIKVACASVETHLNELRREAAERGWNLDAITENGQLANSES